One stretch of Corallococcus exiguus DNA includes these proteins:
- a CDS encoding FHA domain-containing protein yields the protein MLSVQELRALASALPVGAFQHQLGPFALVQRPPSELSAAALAPTRMADPGDVEQGMLALLFEFDDLLVATLPTLRDSEVLRIGRRLDCELVLDDASVSKQHAELKWSRAAGRCTVRDLGSTNGTFVNASTIGQREVPLRGGDILSFGNVQFWYLLTDALHERLRVGAASGLGSHSG from the coding sequence GTGCTGTCCGTCCAGGAATTGCGCGCACTCGCCTCCGCCCTCCCCGTGGGCGCCTTCCAGCATCAGCTGGGCCCCTTCGCGCTGGTGCAGCGTCCGCCGTCGGAGCTGTCCGCCGCCGCGCTCGCGCCCACCCGCATGGCGGACCCCGGCGACGTCGAGCAGGGCATGCTCGCCCTGCTCTTCGAGTTCGACGATCTGCTCGTCGCCACCCTCCCCACCCTCCGGGATTCGGAGGTGCTCCGCATTGGCCGCAGGCTGGACTGCGAGCTGGTGCTGGACGATGCGTCCGTGTCCAAGCAGCACGCGGAGCTCAAGTGGAGCCGGGCGGCGGGCCGCTGCACCGTGCGCGACCTGGGCTCCACCAACGGCACCTTCGTCAATGCCAGCACCATCGGGCAGCGCGAGGTGCCGCTCCGGGGCGGCGACATCCTCAGCTTCGGCAACGTCCAGTTCTGGTACCTGCTCACGGACGCGCTGCATGAACGGCTGCGCGTGGGCGCGGCCTCCGGCCTGGGCTCCCACTCCGGCTGA
- the greA gene encoding transcription elongation factor GreA, with amino-acid sequence MSGSDNIPMTPHGLQKLKDELKHLQSVERGKISREIEVARAHGDLRENAEYHAAKEKQSHIEGRILTLGDWIARSEVIDPAKLGGDKVIFGATVELVDTENDKTISYRLVGETEADLKKRWIAVTSPVARALIGKKVGDVATVQSPGGVRELEVTAISFEDPQEESAS; translated from the coding sequence ATGAGCGGGAGCGACAACATCCCGATGACCCCCCACGGTCTGCAGAAGCTCAAGGACGAGCTGAAGCACCTCCAGTCCGTGGAGCGGGGCAAGATTTCGCGTGAGATCGAGGTCGCGCGTGCGCACGGCGACCTGCGAGAGAACGCGGAGTACCACGCGGCCAAGGAGAAGCAGTCGCACATCGAGGGGCGCATCTTGACCCTCGGCGACTGGATCGCCCGCTCGGAGGTCATCGACCCGGCGAAGCTGGGCGGCGACAAGGTCATCTTCGGCGCCACCGTGGAGCTGGTGGACACGGAGAACGACAAGACCATCAGCTACCGCCTGGTGGGTGAGACGGAGGCCGACCTGAAGAAGCGGTGGATCGCGGTGACCTCGCCGGTGGCGCGCGCGCTCATCGGCAAGAAGGTGGGCGACGTCGCCACGGTGCAGAGCCCCGGCGGCGTGCGCGAGCTGGAGGTCACGGCCATCAGCTTCGAGGATCCGCAGGAAGAGTCGGCCAGCTAG